The following are encoded together in the Halopseudomonas salegens genome:
- the yejK gene encoding nucleoid-associated protein YejK: MPIDNSIVHQIHKKPDGQPASLTLREAELANSDALEQLLAGLIEAYNSKPNKAWGYFHEESGAYPFSGWLQQLLDQELDFVSFSAQASEQLKTLMEASNLALGGHVLFIRYRQGMTAFLIIALLHHTEGVTVTDQLDVASARHLDLGSLNMAARINLTEWKQNSASKQYISFIRGRSGKRVSDYFRDFIGCQEGPNPETETNTLLQAFQDYVGEADMPGDDIKTKSKAMGGYVNGQARQGEKVALEELSGLIDEEQPRAFYDYIRNKDYGLSPEIPPDKKTMNNFMRFYGKADGLSISFEAHLLGERVEYDEGGDALVIKHPPKGLVQQLRNKRR, translated from the coding sequence ATGCCCATCGACAACAGCATCGTTCACCAGATTCACAAGAAGCCGGATGGCCAGCCCGCCAGCCTGACCTTGCGTGAGGCTGAGCTGGCCAACTCCGACGCGCTGGAACAACTGCTCGCCGGTCTGATCGAGGCGTACAACAGCAAGCCGAACAAGGCCTGGGGGTATTTCCACGAGGAAAGCGGCGCCTACCCCTTCAGTGGCTGGCTGCAGCAACTGCTCGATCAGGAACTGGATTTCGTCAGCTTTTCTGCCCAGGCCAGTGAACAGCTGAAAACCCTGATGGAAGCTTCAAATCTGGCCCTCGGTGGCCATGTACTGTTCATTCGCTACCGCCAGGGCATGACCGCCTTCCTGATCATTGCCCTGTTGCATCATACCGAAGGTGTAACCGTGACCGACCAGCTGGATGTGGCCAGTGCCCGCCATCTGGATCTGGGCAGCCTGAACATGGCGGCCCGCATCAACCTGACCGAATGGAAACAGAACAGCGCCTCCAAACAGTACATTTCCTTTATTCGCGGGCGCAGTGGCAAGCGGGTGTCGGATTACTTCCGTGACTTTATCGGTTGCCAGGAAGGGCCGAATCCGGAAACCGAAACCAACACCCTGCTACAGGCATTTCAGGATTACGTCGGCGAAGCCGACATGCCGGGCGACGACATCAAGACCAAAAGCAAAGCAATGGGCGGCTACGTCAATGGCCAGGCCCGTCAGGGTGAGAAGGTCGCGCTGGAAGAGCTGTCCGGCCTGATTGATGAAGAACAGCCGCGCGCTTTCTATGATTACATCCGCAACAAGGATTACGGCCTGTCACCGGAAATCCCACCGGACAAGAAAACCATGAACAACTTCATGCGTTTTTACGGCAAGGCGGACGGGCTATCCATCAGCTTTGAAGCCCACCTGCTCGGTGAACGGGTGGAATACGATGAAGGCGGCGACGCCCTCGTGATCAAACACCCACCGAAAGGGCTGGTGCAGCAGCTGCGCAACAAGCGCCGCTGA
- a CDS encoding GNAT family N-acetyltransferase, translating into MSITILRADYRNPEHATAIAELLDAYARDPMGGAEPLPAVVKETLVPRLAELPHAFSVLAYAGEQPVGLVNCLMGFSTFVAQPLVNIHDVAVLPDYRGQSISQLMLAEVEKIARERGCCKLTLEVLEGNVPAQKAYAKLGFAGYELDPAMGRAMFWQKKLN; encoded by the coding sequence ATGTCGATCACTATCCTGCGCGCCGATTACCGTAACCCCGAGCATGCCACGGCCATTGCCGAATTGCTGGATGCCTACGCCCGCGACCCTATGGGCGGCGCTGAGCCGCTGCCTGCGGTCGTCAAGGAAACCCTGGTGCCGCGCCTGGCTGAACTGCCCCATGCGTTCAGTGTGCTGGCGTATGCGGGCGAGCAGCCGGTGGGGCTGGTCAATTGCCTGATGGGCTTTTCCACCTTTGTCGCTCAACCGCTGGTGAACATTCACGATGTGGCGGTGCTGCCGGACTATCGTGGCCAGAGCATCAGCCAGTTGATGTTGGCCGAGGTGGAAAAGATTGCGCGTGAGCGCGGCTGTTGCAAGCTGACCTTGGAAGTACTGGAAGGGAATGTGCCGGCGCAGAAGGCCTATGCAAAGCTGGGCTTTGCCGGGTACGAACTGGACCCGGCGATGGGCCGGGCCATGTTTTGGCAAAAAAAACTGAATTAA